One window of the Paenibacillus beijingensis genome contains the following:
- a CDS encoding DUF423 domain-containing protein, whose product MKTLLLLGSLAMFLAVALGAFGAHALRKKLTEDTMKVYQTGIQYHLAHALGLLLLGVIAENADHSSQVVLAGWFLLAGIVLFSGSLYALSLTGIRKLGIITPFGGIAFLTGWVILMFAFA is encoded by the coding sequence ATGAAGACGTTGTTGCTGCTCGGAAGTCTCGCTATGTTTCTTGCGGTTGCTTTAGGGGCGTTTGGGGCGCACGCACTCCGGAAAAAGCTGACCGAGGACACGATGAAGGTCTATCAGACGGGGATCCAGTACCACTTGGCCCATGCGCTCGGTTTGCTCCTGCTCGGAGTGATCGCGGAAAACGCGGATCATTCTTCTCAAGTCGTCCTTGCCGGGTGGTTCCTGCTTGCGGGAATCGTTCTATTCTCCGGCAGTCTGTATGCGCTCAGTTTAACCGGCATTCGAAAGCTCGGCATCATCACACCATTCGGCGGCATCGCCTTTTTGACGGGCTGGGTTATTCTAATGTTTGCCTTCGCATAA